The Myroides fluvii region AAGCAAAAGGATATACAACTCCTGATTGATACAAAAACATATCAAAATGCCGGAGCAACTATTGTACAACAAGTTGCATATGCCTGTGCACATTTACATGAATATCTCGCGCGAATAACCTTCCTAGAACAGCCAATCTTTGTGGAAGTAGCTGTAGGTGCCAATCATTTTTTTGAAATAGCCAAACTCAAAGCTTTGCGTATGCTATTTGATTTGATTGGGCGTGAATATACAGAACATCCACTGGATATTAGAATTCTTGCCATACCCACGAAGCGAAATAAAACAGTTTATGCCTCAAAAATTAATCAAATGCGCACGGCAACAGAATGTATGAGTGCCATTTTAGGAGGCGCGGATTACGTTGGCAATTTACCTTATGATGTATTATATAGAAAAGACAATTTTGCAAGTCAACAAATGGCGCGAAATCAGCTATTGATACTCAAAGAAGAAAGTCATGTCAATGCGGTTGACAATCCAACGGAAGGTGCGTATTACCCAACGTATCTCGCCAAGCAAATTGCAGAAAAAGCCTTGGATATTTTCAAACAAATTGAAAAAGCAGAAGGCTTGATTACTTCCTTACACCAAGGAACGATTCAGCGAAAAGTCAATGAATCTGCAACAAAAGAACAAGAATTATTTCAAGCCAATCAAGAAGTTTTAGTTGGAATTAATGCCTTAGCAAGTGCTAGAGAGCAGCTTCATGCGCAAATGGAATTGTATCCTTTTGTCAAACAGAATCCACGTAAAACGTTGATTGTTCCATTAATTGAAAGACGCTTAGCTGAAATAATAGAACAAAAAAGATTAACAGAGGAAATTAAATAAGTGTAACACGTATGAAAAGAAAGGATGTACAACATTTGAATTTGAATTCTACTTCATTCAATACAGCATCAACGCCCTCTGTTAGTACGACCATCGAAGGCATGGTCATCCAACAAAAATACGAAAAAGAGGATATCGAAGCTTTAGATGCTGTGGATTTTGCCGCTGGTTTTGCCCCTTATGTCAGAGGAATATCTCCGTTGATGTATGTACAACAACCATGGGAGATTCAACTCCTTCCTGCTACAAATCAATTGGAAGCAGGCAATATCTCTTATCGCAAACAAATAGCATTAGGACAAAAGCATCTTCTTTTCGACCTATCCCCTTCTACTTCAGCAGGAGGATTTAGCATTCACACCGTGGAAGATGTCAAAATACTAATCGATCAACTGCCTTTGGCGGAAATAACGGCTACTATCCGCACCAATGAAGCACTATTACCGCTCTTGGCTATGTATATTGTCGCTGCGCAAGAACAAGGCATTGATACAAAATTTTTACGCGGAAATCTTCAATATGATGCATTTGATTTCGCACCGAATACGATTACTCCACTGCACAAAGCTATTCTCGACAGTTTAGATTATACCTATCAACATATGCCGCATTTTAAGGTATTATCTCTTTCGAATCACCATTTAAAAAAGAAAAAACTCAGCGCGGATCAAGAGATTGCGTATAGTTTAGCTCAGGGATTGACCTATATTAAATCGGGAGTAAGCGAAAAAATTCCAATTGACTATATAGCCTCACAGGTTACATTTTCTTGGTATACGGGGGTGAATTACTTTATGGAAATAGCCAAAATGAGAGCAACTCGCTGGCTTTGGTCGAGATTAGTTCATTCTTTTCATCCAAAGAGCGAACAATCCCTAGCCTTAACGATTCAAACCCAAACCGAGCGCTGGGGAGCCGATACAAAAGACGATTTAACACGCGTTACAACAGCTTCAACTACTGCTGTTTTTGGTGGTACACAAGCATTGGCTATCGCTTTTGACCATACCGCTTATGGGGAACATACCGCTTTACAACTGCATCAATTTATGCAAGAAGAAATGAAGGCAACTAAGACGGTAGATCCTTGGGCAGGTAGTTATTATGTAGAACACACCACCTTAGCCCTTGCAGAAAAAGCATGGAATATCTTAGAAGAAATTTGCCCTACAGACGATCTTGTTGCTATCTCACTTCAAAAAGAGCATGAGACTCAACAACAACAAAATGGTGACACAACAGCTTTTTTTCCCGACACCATGCAGAAGGAACGTCAAGCCGTAATTAAGGTAGAACGCGATACACAAAAAGTAGAATGGGCATTAACTCAATTAACTCAAGGAGTATCCAATCCAACCCATAATTTATTGGCCTTGGCAATTGAGGCGGTGAAAGTGCGAGCTACAACGGAAGAGATTCAACGCGCTTTATTTTCAAATCCATCCTAACAAACTAATAAACAATAAATTAAAAACATTAACCCCTCCTTTTTTAGGTGATATTCTGTTAGTTATCTTCAAATCGCGTACCTTTGTATGATATTATAAATAGCGATTATGACATTTGAAGATTTACAGCTTAATAAAAATATTTTACGCGCCATTGGGGAACTTGATTATCAATCTCCTACACCTATTCAAGAAAAGGTAATTCCCCTGGTCTTACAAGAAAAGGATGTCATTGGTTGTGCCCAAACGGGAACAGGAAAAACCGCTGCTTTTGCCATGCCTATTTTGCATTATCTTCATCGCTTAGGCAATACCAAACGCACGAAGAATGCGCGCGTATTAGTGGTAACACCAACCCGAGAATTAGCCCAGCAAATCGCAGATAACTTTGCGCTTTACGCAAAATACACTAACGCTACCTTAATGACTATCTATGGAGGCGTATCGAGTAAACCTCAAATTGAACAATTAAACAAAGGAGCTGATATTATTATCGGTACTCCTGGGCGTTTGTTGGATCTATACAAGCAAAAACACCTTGATTTGGATCACATTCATTGCTTGGTACTCGATGAGGCAGATTTAATGTTAGACATGGGATTCATTGACGATGTAAAAAAACTCATCCAATTGACGCCAGATACCAGACAAACGCTTTTGTTTTCAGCAACGATGCCTTTACCTATTCGAGAACTGGCACATGAATTCTTAAAAAAAACAGAATATGTAGTTGTTGATGCTATTTCATCTAGTGCAAAAACGGTGAAACAACAGGTGTATTTTGTTGAAAAAGGAGAGAAGAAAAAACTATTATATCACCTTATACGCAATCAAAAATTAAGCGATG contains the following coding sequences:
- a CDS encoding methylmalonyl-CoA mutase family protein, with translation MNHTLFEPFHSIPSKQWKNRIQYELAGADYNTTLVWESLEGIKVRPFYHAQDGESIPVVTQTTQWRILQSIYIYDVEKTIQNALASIQKGTETIYFTVPHVKIDLIELLLALPQQIVYFFRFDFLDEPYITRISQWAKQQQYTIHLVVDPIHQLVTDGNWFHGVTQDFNTLEALVKQKDIQLLIDTKTYQNAGATIVQQVAYACAHLHEYLARITFLEQPIFVEVAVGANHFFEIAKLKALRMLFDLIGREYTEHPLDIRILAIPTKRNKTVYASKINQMRTATECMSAILGGADYVGNLPYDVLYRKDNFASQQMARNQLLILKEESHVNAVDNPTEGAYYPTYLAKQIAEKALDIFKQIEKAEGLITSLHQGTIQRKVNESATKEQELFQANQEVLVGINALASAREQLHAQMELYPFVKQNPRKTLIVPLIERRLAEIIEQKRLTEEIK
- a CDS encoding methylmalonyl-CoA mutase family protein; its protein translation is MKRKDVQHLNLNSTSFNTASTPSVSTTIEGMVIQQKYEKEDIEALDAVDFAAGFAPYVRGISPLMYVQQPWEIQLLPATNQLEAGNISYRKQIALGQKHLLFDLSPSTSAGGFSIHTVEDVKILIDQLPLAEITATIRTNEALLPLLAMYIVAAQEQGIDTKFLRGNLQYDAFDFAPNTITPLHKAILDSLDYTYQHMPHFKVLSLSNHHLKKKKLSADQEIAYSLAQGLTYIKSGVSEKIPIDYIASQVTFSWYTGVNYFMEIAKMRATRWLWSRLVHSFHPKSEQSLALTIQTQTERWGADTKDDLTRVTTASTTAVFGGTQALAIAFDHTAYGEHTALQLHQFMQEEMKATKTVDPWAGSYYVEHTTLALAEKAWNILEEICPTDDLVAISLQKEHETQQQQNGDTTAFFPDTMQKERQAVIKVERDTQKVEWALTQLTQGVSNPTHNLLALAIEAVKVRATTEEIQRALFSNPS
- a CDS encoding DEAD/DEAH box helicase produces the protein MTFEDLQLNKNILRAIGELDYQSPTPIQEKVIPLVLQEKDVIGCAQTGTGKTAAFAMPILHYLHRLGNTKRTKNARVLVVTPTRELAQQIADNFALYAKYTNATLMTIYGGVSSKPQIEQLNKGADIIIGTPGRLLDLYKQKHLDLDHIHCLVLDEADLMLDMGFIDDVKKLIQLTPDTRQTLLFSATMPLPIRELAHEFLKKTEYVVVDAISSSAKTVKQQVYFVEKGEKKKLLYHLIRNQKLSDVLVFTRTKHGADAVVEALEKNGINAAAFHGDKSQNLRQEALDSFKKKDTTVLVATDIAARGIDIDSLPIVINYDLPNIPETFVHRIGRTGRAGNEGLAISFCDKSEKKYWEDIVKFTRTQPKIVTDHPFPWKEEPKKGEATPKKDYRNKNANSRKSENSKKNKKRWY